In the genome of Quercus robur chromosome 3, dhQueRobu3.1, whole genome shotgun sequence, one region contains:
- the LOC126717872 gene encoding tobamovirus multiplication protein 3, whose product MGRSGGVISAPTAVMVAAYELKNASNWWDQIDESLLWQDRIYHILAALFGIVSFVALVQLIRIQLRVPEYGWTTQKVFHFLNFVVNGVRSLIFVFRREIQKLKPEIVQHVLLDTPSLAFFTTYALLVLFWAEIYYQARAASTDGLRPSFITINAVVYAVQIAMWLIMWWKPLPIVVILSKMFFAGVSLFAALGFLLYGGRLFLMLQRFPVESKGRRKKLQEVGYVTTICFTCFLARCIMMCFNAFDKAADLDVLDHPVLNFIYYLLVEILPSSLVLFILRKLPPKRGITQYHPIR is encoded by the exons ATGGGTCGTAGCGGTGGCGTAATAAGCGCACCAACGGCGGTGATGGTAGCAGCGTACGAACTCAAAAACGCTTCGAATTGGTGGGACCAAATCGACGAATCTCTTCTCTGGCAGGATCGTATATATCACATCCTCGCTGCTCTCTTCGGCATCGTCTCCTTCGTAGCTCtg GTTCAATTAATTCGGATACAATTGAGAGTACCAGAATATGGATGGACCACGCAGAAGGTTTTTCACTTTCTCAATTTCGTCGTCAATGGAG TTCGATCATTAATTTTCGTGTTTCGTCGGGAGATCCAAAAGTTGAAGCccgag ATTGTCCAACATGTCTTGCTTGATACGCCGAGTCTTGCTTTTTTCACAACATACGCACTTTTGGTTCTTTTCTGGGCAGAGATTTACTATCAG GCGCGGGCTGCATCTACTGATGGACTGAGACCAAGTTTCATTACGATTAATGCAGTGGTTTATGCTGTTCAG ATTGCTATGTGGTTGATTATGTGGTGGAAGCCTTTACCAATTGTGGTCATTCTATCTAAGATGTTCTTTGCAG GTGTCTCTTTGTTTGCAGCCCTGGGGTTTCTCCTCTATGGTGGCAG ACTCTTTTTGATGCTGCAGCGATTCCCTGTAGAATCCAAAGGACGACGTAAGAAGTTGCAAGAG GTTGGCTATGTGACCACCATATGTTTTACATGTTTCCTTGCCCGATGCATTATG ATGTGTTTTAATGCATTTGATAAAGCAGCAGACCTTGATGTTTTGGATCATCCTGTTCTAAACTTCATATACTACCTG TTGGTTGAAATATTACCTTCTTCTTTGGTCCTTTTCATTTTGAGGAAGTTGCCTCCAAAACGTGGTATCACACAGTACCACCCTATTCGCTGA